DNA from Mucilaginibacter mallensis:
TTTTTTTCTGAAATCAGCTTTTTGTTTGAAAATAAGAGCTTTTAACAGGATGAACCATTCCTATTGTCATTGCTGCCTAACAATTCTTCGTAAAAAGCCCCCGCATAAAACTTTTAATAAAAATTATCCGTTATTTTATATCAGAAAGGTACAATATGCGCGGTTTTGGATTTTCCAAGTTTAGCCCAAACGATATCCCCAAAGGTGGATTCGACGAATTACTGAAGTTATTTCTGGAATTGCTTAATTATACATCAGGCGATGCAGGCGAAGCTTTGGCCTGGATGAATGAGCTTGATAAGCAATATAACATCACCAGTGATGAATATGGCATGGGCGATTTTATTGATGAACTGAAGCAAAAAGGTTACCTGGATGAGGATAAGCAAAATGGCGAGTTCAGGATAACTGCAAAAGCAGAGCAGGGGATAAGGCAATCAGCACTGGAAGAAATATTTGGTAAGCTGAAAAAATCAGGCAAAGGCAATCACCGGTCGCCGCAATCAGGCCAGGGTGATGAAAAGAATGCCGAACGTCGCGAGTTCGAATTTGGCGACAGTCTTGACCAGATAGATATGACCCAATCTATCCACAACGCGCAGGTAAATCATGGTATAGGTGATTTTATGATGACCGAGCGTGATCTGGAAGTTGAGGAAATGGATTATAAAACCCTTACCTCGACTGTGCTGATGATAGATATATCGCACTCCATGATACTTTATGGTGAGGACAGGATCACGCCGGCCAAAAAAGTTGCCATGGCGCTGGCTGAGCTTATCCGTACCAAATACCCGAAGGATACATTGGATATTGTTGTATTTGGTAATGATGCCTGGCCTATCACACTAAAAGATCTGCCTTATTTACAGGTGGGGCCGTACCATACCA
Protein-coding regions in this window:
- a CDS encoding vWA domain-containing protein, producing MRGFGFSKFSPNDIPKGGFDELLKLFLELLNYTSGDAGEALAWMNELDKQYNITSDEYGMGDFIDELKQKGYLDEDKQNGEFRITAKAEQGIRQSALEEIFGKLKKSGKGNHRSPQSGQGDEKNAERREFEFGDSLDQIDMTQSIHNAQVNHGIGDFMMTERDLEVEEMDYKTLTSTVLMIDISHSMILYGEDRITPAKKVAMALAELIRTKYPKDTLDIVVFGNDAWPITLKDLPYLQVGPYHTNTYAGLELATDLLRRRKTHNKQIFMITDGKPTCLKEGTKYYKNSIGLDRKVVNKTLNMAAQCKRLKIPITTFMIAKDPYLQQFVRKFTETNGGKAFYSSLNGLGEYIFEDYIRNRRKTVR